One Chloroflexota bacterium genomic window, ATCCCCTCCAACATTCGCCTTAAGGCAGCTTTGAGGCCGGAGAAGCTGAAGTCATAGCTCCCCTTAATCCAGGCCCGGGGAAGAGGGAAACGGGCCTCCCCTTGCCGGGCCGCCTTTTCTATGGCCGGGCCTCCCGGGTAGCCCAGGCCCAGGAGCCTGGCCGCCTTGTCCAGGGCCTCTCCGGCGGCATCGTCCCGGGTCCTGCCCAGGGGCTGGATGTCTCCATGGTCCCTCATCAGGACCAGCTCGGTATGGCCCCCGGAGACCAGGAGGGCCAGGGCAGGGAGGGGTGGTGGGTTCCCGGCAAGCCAGAGGGAGTAGAGATGGGCCTCCAGGTGGTTCACCCCCACCAGGGGGAGCTTTCTGGCCAGGGCCAGGGCCTTGGCCAGGCTCATCCCCACCAGAAGGGAGCCGGGCAGGCCCGGCCCGCTGGTGACGGCGATGGCCTCCACCCCCTCAAGCCCCACCCCCGCCTCCCCCAGTGCCCTCTCCAGCACGGGCAGGATGGTGAGGATATGCTGGCGGGAGGCCACCTCGGGGACAATGCCGCCATAGCGGGCGTGGAGATCTACCTGGGAGGCCACGATGCTGGAAAGGATATGCTTTCCGCCTTCCACCGCCGCCGCCGCCGTTTCATCGCAGGAGGTCTCTATACCTAAGACCTTCACAATGTCATTCTATCACCTTCCTTTGACAGTGGGAAACGGCCAATGCTATTATGACCTGGATGTGGAATAACTTCTTCTTGTTTCTCTTGGTTGTGTGCATCGGGCTATCGGCCTTTTTCTCCCTGGTGGAAGCCGCCTTCCTTTCCCTGCCGAGGAGCCGCGTCAGCTACCGGGCCCAGCAGGGCTCCCTGCGGGCGGCCCAGGTGGAGGAGGTGATGCGGCACCCGGAGCGATTCCTGGCCACGGTCCTCTTCGGCAACGACCTGGCCAATACCGCAGCCGGGGTCCTGGGGGCGGCCCTGGCGATGTCCCTTTTGGGGCCCAGCTGGGGGGTGGTGGTGGCCACGGTGGTGATGGCCATCGCCGTCCTCCTCCTGGCTGATGCCATCCCCAAGACCTTCGCCGTGCGCCATGCCGAGGGGGTGGCCCTCTTTACGGTGGGGCTGGTGAGGCTCCTGGAGGGCTGGCTCTCCCCGCTGGTCACCGCCATCAGCTGGGTTGGGGCCCAGGTTACTGGCGGCAAGCCCCTGAAATACCTGACCAGCGAGGAGGAGATACGCTCCATCATCTCGTTGGGGGAGAGGGAGGGGACGGTGGAGAAGGCCGAGGCCCAGATGCTCCACAAGGTCTTTGAGTTCGGGGACCGGCCGGTTAGAGAAGTGATGACCCCCCGCCCCGATATTATCGCCTTGGAGAAGGGAAGCCCGCTGGATAAGCTGTTTGAGACCTATGCCCAGTATCCATACTCCCGCTTCCTGGTGTATGAGGGCTCCCTGGACAATATCGTGGGCCTGGTTACCATTAAAGATGTCCTCATGGGCCAGGCCCAGGGGAACCTGCCCCAGACCATAGATAGCCTTGTCCGGCCCATCCCCTTTGTCCCCTTGACCAAGCCCCTGGGGAGGCTCTTCACGGAGATGCAGGCCTCGGGGGTTCCTATGGTGGCGGTGGTGGATGAATACGGGGGCATTGCCGGCATTGCCACCCTGGGCCGTCTGGTGGAGGAGATTGTGGGGGAGATGAAGGACGAGCTGGCCCTGGAGGAAAAAGAGGTTGAGACCATTGGCGAGAACGCCTTTGAGGTGGATGCCAGCCTGCGGATTGAGGAGGTCAACCAGCAGCTGGGCCTGAGCATCCCCCCGGGGGACTATGAGACCCTGGCGGGGTTTGCCCTTAGCCGGCTGGGCCATGTCCCCCGGGAGGGGGAGCAGTTCAAGTACAACGGCTGGAAGGTACTGGTTGTCCAGGTAAAGGGGCTCAGGATAGAGAAGCTCCTTATCACTAAGGAATAGATGCTGCGCTGGAGGATAAGGTTCTCCCGGGGGGAGGAGCTGAAATACCTTTCCCACCTGGACCTGGTGCGCCTGTGGGAGCGGGGCCTGAGACGGGCAGGGGTGGCCCTGGCCTATTCCCAGGGCTTCAGCCCCCACCCCCATCTCTCTATGGTAGCCCCCCTCCCCCTGGGGTTCACCAGCCGGGGGGAGGTCCTGGAGGTCTATCTCAAGAGGCCTCAGAAGCTCCTGGCTCCCGCCCTGGAACGGGCCCTGCCCCCGGGGATAAAGGTCCTGGGGATGGAGCCGGTGCCCTTGAGTGCCCCCTCCCTCCCCTCCCAGGTCCGCTCTGCCCAATACCGGGTGGAGGTAGCGGGGGACAGGGGGCAGGGGGAGGTAGAAGAGGCCATCCGGGCTTTCCTGCAGAAGGAGAGCCTCCCCTGGCAGCACCGCAGGGACAAAGAGATAAGGCACTATGACCTCCGGGCCCTGGTGCTGGTGCTTGAGGCGGGGGGCTGGGACCCCCAGGGCTATTTCCTTGAGATGAAGCTGGTCTGTTCCCCCCAGGCCAGCGGCCGTCCGGAGCAGGTGGCCCTGGCCCTGGGCCTGAAGCCCCTGGCCGTGGAGCGCCTGGGCCTGGAGCTCGGGCTGTAATATGAGGCTCATCCTGGTCCGGCATGGGGAGACCCCCTGGAACGAGGCGCGCCGGGTCCAGGGGGGAAGGAGCGATATCGGGCTTGGGGAAAGGGGCCTGGCCCAGGTGGAAAGGCTGGCCGTGGCCCTGGCCGGGGAGAATATCCAGGCGGTCTATTCCAGCCCCCTGAAGCGGGCCCTGGCTACCGCCCGGGCCATCGCCCGTCCCCATGGGCTTGAGGTGCGTCCCCTCTCCTCCCTCCGGGAGATAGATGCGGGCCAGGCGGAAGGGCTCCCCGTTGACAGGCTCAAGGAGGACTTTGCCCCTTTCTGGAAGGAGTGGCGGGAGGGCGACGGCCCCATCACCTGGCCGGGGGGGGAATCGGTGGAGCAGGTTGCCCGGCGGGCCTGGGGGGCAATAGCCAGGCTCCGGCGCCGCCACCCTGGTGAGACGGTGGTGGTGGTGGGCCACGCCTTTGTCATCACCTCCATCCTGGTGAGGGCCCTGGGCCTGCCCCCGGGCCACTTCCGCCGCCTACGGGTAGAGGCGGGGAGCGTGTCCGTCCTGGAGCTGAACCAGAAAGGGCCGCTCCATAACCGGCTTCTCCTGCTGAACCATACCTGTCCCATAAGGGAGGATGGACATAGATAGGGAGGGAAAATGATAGCTATCGGTGAAAGCATCCATGTCATCTCGCCCAGGGTGCGGGTGGCCATTGAGGGGAGGGAGGAGACCTTTCTCCAGGAGCTGGCCCTGAAACAGGTGGCGGGCGGGGCCCAGATACTGGACCTGAACATCGGCCCCCAGAAGAAGGCCGGCCCCGAGGTCATGGCCTGGATGGTGGAGATTATCCAGGAGGTGACCGATGTCCGGCTGTCTCTGGATACCACCAATGCCGCCGCCATCGAGGCGGGGCTGAAGGGGGTGAAGAGGAAGGCCCTCATCAACAGCACCGATGCCACCCCTCAGAGGATAGAGGCCCTGATGCCCCTGGCCGCCAAATACAATGCCGGCATTATCGCCCTCACCCTGGCCGCCACCGGCCTGCCCACCACCGCCGATGCCCGGATTCAGCTGGCCTCGGAGTGCATCTTCCCTGCCTGCGAGAGATACGGCCTTCCTATGGAGGACCTCTACCTGGACCCTCTGGTCCTCGCCGTGAACGGGAACCAGGACCAGGCCCAGGCCACCATTGAGGCGGTGCGCTTTTTCAAGCAGATGGCCGACCCTCCCCCCAAGACCGTCTGCGGTCTCTCCAATATTTCCAACGGCGCCCCCAACGAGCTGCGCCCCCTCATCAACCGGGTCTTCCTCCTGATGATGATGGGGGCCGGGCTGGACTCCGCCATCATGGACACCCTGGATGCCGAGACCATGGAGGCCATCAGGGTGGTGGAGGCCAGGGACACCAGCACCCTCAGAGGCCGGCTTCATCTTGCCATCTACGATGCCTACTGCCGGGGGGAGAGCTTTGACCCCTCGGGCTTTGACCCCAAGGACCCCCAGACCCGGGATATTCTCCGCACCGTCCAGATGCTGGAGAACCGGTTCCTCTACGCCCACGGCTACCTCAAGGTCTAGGGCCTTGAAATCTTAAACGGTTCCGTGTAAAATAGGGCCATGAAAAGGCCCTGGACGGCGAAGAAGGTCCGGGAGCTGAGGCAGCACCTGGGGCTCACCCAGGGGGCGATGGCCCAGGAGATGGGGACCCGCCAGCAGACCATCTCGGAGTGGGAAAGAGGGGTATACGTGCCCCGGGGCACCTCCTGCACCCTCCTGAACATCATTGCCGAGAGGGCGGGCTTCAAGTATGAGGCCGCCGGACCCCTAGACCATGACTGAGAAGGAGCTGGCCAGGCGCTGGAGGGGGCTGAGGGGGAGGGAGGTGCTCACCAGCCGGGGGAAGGTGAGGGTGCTCTACCCGGGGAGGGCCAACGGAGGCGGGGGGCCGGACTTCATCGGGGCCGCCCTCCTGGGGGAGAAGGGCATGGTGCGGGGAGATGTGGAGGTGCACCTCTCCTCCCGGGACTGGCGGGCCCACGGCCACCACCGGGACCCCCACTATGATAATGTGGTCCTCCACGTGGTTATGGTGGATGATGCCCCCGGCCCTATCCCTTCCCTGGTCCTGCGCCCCCCGGCGGGGGAGGACCCCCTCCCCTGCCCCCGGAATGCCCCCCCTCCTGTCCTGGTGCGCATGGGGGAAGAGCGCTTTCGGGCCAAGGGGCAGAGGTTGCTGGGGATGGCCGAAGCCCGAGGCCCCGGCCAGGCCCTCTATGAGGGGGTGATGGAGGCCCTGGGCTACTCCCGAAACCAGGGGCCCATGGTGGAACTGGCCCGCCTTCTGCCCCTGGCGGTCCTGGAGGAGGAAGGCCCTTCAGCCCTGGAAGGGAGGCTCCGAGAGGGGGCCGGGAAAATCCCGGGCTGGGAGCTATCAGGGGCAAGGCCCACAAATCACCCCTTGCGATGCTGAACACAATCACGTCTTCCCCCTCAGATTTGCGGTAGCCCTCGCTAACCCCCGCCTGGAGGGCATGCCCCGGTGAATGTTGGGGATCCCATCCCACAGCCCAAGGCTTATCTGGACCCGGAAGAGGTTGAGAAGCTGACAGCCGCTGCCTGCAATCTGAGGGACCGGCTCCTCATCCGCCTCCTGTTCCGCCTGGGATGCCGGGTGTCGGAGGCCCTCGCCCTCAAGGTGCAGGATGTGGACTTCGTCCGGGGCACTGTCACCATAGAGCACCTCAAAGCTCGGATGCGGCTCTCTTGCCCGAGATGTGGAGCCAGGCTGGGCAGAACCCATATTTTCTGCCCGAAGTGCGCTACTGGCGTGCAGGAAGCCCAGCATAGCCAGCACGAGCAACGCCGCATGAGGGCCCTGCCCGTCGATATGGAAACCCTTGAAATGCTCCGGGACTACGTCAGGCGGGACGGCCCCGTCATAAAGGGCGGAAGGCTGCTCATCTTCGGCATCGGGCGTGGACAGGCCTGGCGGGTGGTGAGGGAGGCTGCCCATAGGGCAGGGCTGCCTCCTCTGGCCAACCCGGGGACGGGCCGGGTTGTTGGCGTGAGCCCCCACCGCCTCAGGGACGCCTTTGCAGTTCATGCGGTGAAGCTTGATGATTCCGGCGACGGGCTCAGGCTTCTTCAGGAGCATCTAGGACATGCCAACTTCAACACTACCGCCAGGTATCGGAAGGTGAGCGGTCAGGAGCACCGACGGTGGTATGAGCGTCTATGGAGCGAAAATGACGCAGGTGAACAACTTTCTAGTTGATTATTTTGGCGAATCTAACGCCGCCACCATACTACCCGAATTACTCGACCGCCTGATTGCCCTTGGCGAGAGGGCAAGACAAATTAGCCATACCCTTGACAACAGGGGGCACCGACCGGAGGTAGCGGCAGCGCTAGTAGGATATTTGAAGCGCCAAGCCCATAGATAGGCTGGTGCCTTCTCTTTCTTAACAAGGAGGGCTGGATGAATAAGGAGTGAGGATAATAACGAAATAGCCGGAGGCCAAGGCTAGTCTCCGGTTAAAGAAAAGAAGTAAGAAATACGATGAGGAGGAGATTGAAATGGTTACGTGCGGACTTTGTGGCAAACAAGTCAGGACTGCGCAGGGACTGAGAGGTCATAGAACCTTCGTTCATGGAACTGCCGGTAGTACTCAGCAGCCAGTTGCTCGACTAGCTACTGAGCAGCAAGTGAGTTTACTGGAGGACAGACTCCAGCAGCTCGAACGAGTTACTGGACTACGTGAGGCAGACTCAGGTTTCTCACTGAGTGATACTGAGCCACTCACTGACAGACTAACTAATATTGCTGAGCAGGTGACTAAGCTCGGGGATGCCGTCGGTAAGCTCAGTGACATAGTCAGCAAACTGAGTGGAGACGTAGAACTGGCGAAGGCCGATAGGCTGACGGTAGGCGAATTGAGTCACAAGTTGAAGGAAGCTCAAAACAGCCTTGCTGGTGTTGTTGATAACCGTTGTGATGCCTTCAACAAGAACTTCGAGGTTCACCAGTCTAAGATTGACGGAGTTCAAGGGCTGATTGAAGATCTTGCTGAAGGTCTGAATGAGATCAAGACAAAGCTAACCACACATGGGCACGGCGGTCTGAGTCTAATACCACAGTTGAGCAGTAGACTGCAACAGGTTGGTGAAGAGATAGCGGGGCTGCATCCGGGGGTTGCTAAAGCTCAAGCCCTTGCTGTTCGTAGGCCAACCGATGACTTTGAGAAACTAGAACTGGCTAATGGGTCTAAGCATACTTTTCGGGTATATAAGGGCAAAAGGGGATTGTCTAACCCGCATCGAGTCAGCATAGACCCGTTCTTTGGTGATAAGTATGTGGACTTGGCCGAGCCTGAAGATTAGACAATGGCTGTCGTCTGTATCACTAGACCAGCCCGCGGATTTGGAAAGGGCACAACAATGTCTGTATCAGCGGCCACCATTGAACCAAATGTCCAATCGTTGCGCGCGCGGGTTTCCAACAGAACCCGCTCTAAACTACCTGTCCAGATTTCGGGGACCCTCTCACTGTGCCGACCGCCGGGGAAACGCCGCCCAATAACTCCAGCAGAGTCCGCAGTATCCGGCAACTATTCTTGCTGGACCCCTTGTCCGCCCCTCATCGACCGGAAAGCAAGATCCCCTTCAGGTACTCTACAAAGTTCACTCGTCGAAAGGCGAGAAGTTCGCGTTGCGTATTTGCCACAGCCCATTCCTTTTCAGGTATCTGCCTTCTCATTTCGCCTATCTGGCGCTCAAGTGGCCGGCGTTTCTTTGCCAACTGCTCTCTGGCGCACTGTAACCGCCTAACCAGAGCGGCGCGCTCTTGGCTGGACTTCTGCCGAACGCTGTCCTTCTTTTGCTCCTCACCCTCCCTGACAACGACCTCTTCCTGATCCAGTGCAACACGGTCACGTTCATACCGTGACTCAATTGCAGACTGCTGTGCGTGAGGCAAAGAGTTGGGGATACTGCTTCGCAGTTGAGAGTCTATATGCCTACGCCACGCCAACAGAAGTGCCGCCTTCTTTGGGCCAATGCCCTCCACGTGCACGTTCCCTCGCCCTGGCACTTCGATGTAGGCAACCTGCTGCCAATACCGGCCCCACCCCGTCTGAGTAACGCGAACATTCGCGATGTCTGCGGCGCTTCTGACTCCTGCGGAAGAAAGGCGCTTCTTCATTGTCGCTCCGATGCCAGTGATCGCCGCACTGGAAAGGTAATACTGGGCAAGACGGCTGCTGACGTGCTGGTTCTGAAGACTGCGCAGCGTCCGGGCTAGCTCAGTCGTCTGGGACCGCACGAGAGCGTGTCGGCGCTGGTTCACACTGGCGAGAGCCTGCTGCAGGTTCAGGTCAACAGCTTCAAGCTCCTCCCTTTCACTCTTCGCCGACTCAGCCTGTCTAGCTTTGGAGGTGGTCACCTCCTTGCCTTCGTCTAGGGTCAGTTCTTGGAGTTCCATCTTGAGGCGCTCAATGGCCCGCCTCACATCGTTCATATCAGCCTCCGTGCCCTGAAGTCTCAGCAGCAGAGCTTGCTTCTGCTGCAGTTCGGGCAAATCCCGAAATTGCAGTGCGAATACAGTCAACAGCAGGGCGAGCCCCGCGGCGACAGCTAATGCTGCGATCGTCAGTGCCAGCAGTCCAAAAGCCACAGCAAATGCAAGTAGAGGCGCCACTGACACAAAGCAGGCAAGAAGCAGGCGCTGCCGTGCGAAAGGACCGCGTATGCGCACCAGCGGGACAGGTGACAGATGGTCCTGAATCCAGACAGGAGCCTTTGGTTCGCTGATCTCCGTGCTCATTGCTACCTCCGAAGGTGGAGTGACTCGTTGAGCAGGGAACGGCGGGATTTCGCTGACGTTGAGTGGAGGGATGTCGGGTAGGTCTCTCTGGATGAAGGACTGAAATTGGCGGGCCAGCCGATGGAGGGTCTCATCGTCAGATTGCTTCAGGGCGTACAGCGCCTCGGAGGACGACGGATCCTCAAAGTCTTCACGGCGGAAGAGTAGCCTTTCCTCTCCCGCGCCAAGGCGGTCCCACAAGCTGGGGTCGATGCTCAGACCCAGGAGCGACACATAGATCACCCAAGTCGAGAAGTTGTCCAGATGCGGACCGAAATCGCTTCTCGTTCGTCTCGGGCTTTGGTAGTTTGAGTGGCCAAGCTCGTTGCTTGGCATCCCTTCCAG contains:
- the tsaD gene encoding tRNA (adenosine(37)-N6)-threonylcarbamoyltransferase complex transferase subunit TsaD, with protein sequence MKVLGIETSCDETAAAAVEGGKHILSSIVASQVDLHARYGGIVPEVASRQHILTILPVLERALGEAGVGLEGVEAIAVTSGPGLPGSLLVGMSLAKALALARKLPLVGVNHLEAHLYSLWLAGNPPPLPALALLVSGGHTELVLMRDHGDIQPLGRTRDDAAGEALDKAARLLGLGYPGGPAIEKAARQGEARFPLPRAWIKGSYDFSFSGLKAALRRMLEGMDGPLPVPDLAASFQQAVVDMLVVKTLETARSLPVKAVLVAGGVAANTLLREIFLARSPLPVLIPPLSLCTDNAAMVAACGYFRLGRGERAPRDLDIAPSLPWG
- a CDS encoding hemolysin family protein, encoding MFLLVVCIGLSAFFSLVEAAFLSLPRSRVSYRAQQGSLRAAQVEEVMRHPERFLATVLFGNDLANTAAGVLGAALAMSLLGPSWGVVVATVVMAIAVLLLADAIPKTFAVRHAEGVALFTVGLVRLLEGWLSPLVTAISWVGAQVTGGKPLKYLTSEEEIRSIISLGEREGTVEKAEAQMLHKVFEFGDRPVREVMTPRPDIIALEKGSPLDKLFETYAQYPYSRFLVYEGSLDNIVGLVTIKDVLMGQAQGNLPQTIDSLVRPIPFVPLTKPLGRLFTEMQASGVPMVAVVDEYGGIAGIATLGRLVEEIVGEMKDELALEEKEVETIGENAFEVDASLRIEEVNQQLGLSIPPGDYETLAGFALSRLGHVPREGEQFKYNGWKVLVVQVKGLRIEKLLITKE
- a CDS encoding TIGR03936 family radical SAM-associated protein; the encoded protein is MLRWRIRFSRGEELKYLSHLDLVRLWERGLRRAGVALAYSQGFSPHPHLSMVAPLPLGFTSRGEVLEVYLKRPQKLLAPALERALPPGIKVLGMEPVPLSAPSLPSQVRSAQYRVEVAGDRGQGEVEEAIRAFLQKESLPWQHRRDKEIRHYDLRALVLVLEAGGWDPQGYFLEMKLVCSPQASGRPEQVALALGLKPLAVERLGLELGL
- a CDS encoding histidine phosphatase family protein encodes the protein MRLILVRHGETPWNEARRVQGGRSDIGLGERGLAQVERLAVALAGENIQAVYSSPLKRALATARAIARPHGLEVRPLSSLREIDAGQAEGLPVDRLKEDFAPFWKEWREGDGPITWPGGESVEQVARRAWGAIARLRRRHPGETVVVVGHAFVITSILVRALGLPPGHFRRLRVEAGSVSVLELNQKGPLHNRLLLLNHTCPIREDGHR
- a CDS encoding dihydropteroate synthase, with the protein product MIAIGESIHVISPRVRVAIEGREETFLQELALKQVAGGAQILDLNIGPQKKAGPEVMAWMVEIIQEVTDVRLSLDTTNAAAIEAGLKGVKRKALINSTDATPQRIEALMPLAAKYNAGIIALTLAATGLPTTADARIQLASECIFPACERYGLPMEDLYLDPLVLAVNGNQDQAQATIEAVRFFKQMADPPPKTVCGLSNISNGAPNELRPLINRVFLLMMMGAGLDSAIMDTLDAETMEAIRVVEARDTSTLRGRLHLAIYDAYCRGESFDPSGFDPKDPQTRDILRTVQMLENRFLYAHGYLKV
- a CDS encoding helix-turn-helix domain-containing protein, with amino-acid sequence MKRPWTAKKVRELRQHLGLTQGAMAQEMGTRQQTISEWERGVYVPRGTSCTLLNIIAERAGFKYEAAGPLDHD
- a CDS encoding DUF2851 family protein, yielding MTEKELARRWRGLRGREVLTSRGKVRVLYPGRANGGGGPDFIGAALLGEKGMVRGDVEVHLSSRDWRAHGHHRDPHYDNVVLHVVMVDDAPGPIPSLVLRPPAGEDPLPCPRNAPPPVLVRMGEERFRAKGQRLLGMAEARGPGQALYEGVMEALGYSRNQGPMVELARLLPLAVLEEEGPSALEGRLREGAGKIPGWELSGARPTNHPLRC
- a CDS encoding tyrosine-type recombinase/integrase, producing the protein MPQPKAYLDPEEVEKLTAAACNLRDRLLIRLLFRLGCRVSEALALKVQDVDFVRGTVTIEHLKARMRLSCPRCGARLGRTHIFCPKCATGVQEAQHSQHEQRRMRALPVDMETLEMLRDYVRRDGPVIKGGRLLIFGIGRGQAWRVVREAAHRAGLPPLANPGTGRVVGVSPHRLRDAFAVHAVKLDDSGDGLRLLQEHLGHANFNTTARYRKVSGQEHRRWYERLWSENDAGEQLSS